From the Niveibacterium microcysteis genome, the window GGCTTCGATGACGCGCCCATGGCGCAGCACCAGCGTGTGTTCGGCATCCATCACCGCCGAGAGCCGGTGGCTGACGATGATCACCGTGCGGCCGCGGCGCGCGTCGCGCAGGTGGCTCAGGATGCGCGTCTCGGTTTCGGTGTCGACCGCCGAGAGCGCGTCATCGAGCAGCAGGATCGGCGCGTCCGACAGCAGCGCGCGCGCAATCGCCACCCGCTGGCGCTGCCCGCCGGAGAGCGACACGCCACGCTCGCCGACCGGTGTTTCGTAGCCCTTGGGCAGGCGCAGGATATCGTCGTGGATCGCCGCCAGCCGCGCGGCCTGCTCGATCTCGGTGCGACTCGCATCCGGTTTGGCGAGTGCGATGTTGTCGGCAATCGACGCCGAGAACAGGAAGGCCTCCTGCGGCACCCAGGCCATCGCGGCACGCAGCGCATCGAGCGAATAGTCGGCGAGCGGCCGGCCGCCCCAGCGCAACTCACCCGATTCGGCCACGTCCTGACGCAGCAGCAAGCGGATCAGCGTTGATTTGCCGGCGCCGGTGGCGCCTACGAGACCGAGGGTATGGCCGGCTTCAAGCCGCAGATTGACGGCGTCGAGCGCCGGAGCCGTCTGCCCCGGGAAGCGGTAGGTCACCTCGGTCAATTCCAGCGCCGCATCACCGGCGGGCGCTGCCAGCGTGCCGTGGTCCGGCATCTCCGGCGCGGCTTCGAGCACCGGCTGCAGGCGCTCCCAGGCGGCACGGCCCCGCTCGATCAGCGACAGCACATGGCCCGCCGCGAACATCGGCCAGATCAGTTGCCCGAGATACATCGAAAAACCGGTCAGCAGGCCGATCGTCAGCTCGCCCTGCCACACCAGCCAGCCGCCCAGCGACAGCGTCAGCGCGCTGGCGGCTGACAAGGCGAGGCCGACCGCCGGTTCGTAGGCCGCCTCCCAGCGCTGCGCGGTGTCGCCGGCCTTTGCAGCAGCCGCTGTGAGTTCGGCGAAATGCGCGCTGCTGCGCGCCTCCAGACCCAGCGCGCGCACCGTGCGCACCCCGGCCAGCGTTTCCTGCACATGGTCGTTGAGCTTGCCGAAGCGGGCGAGCGAATCGCGCCATGCATGGTGCACATGGCGCGAGATGCGCCAGAACGCGAAGGCCATGAAGGGGAACGGCAACAAGGCAGCAAGGCCCAATCGCCAGTCGATGCCCAGCGTCATCATCGCGACCACCAGGATCAGCGTCATCGTGCCGTCGAAGCCCGCGAGCAGCGCTTCACCAACGGTGAGTTCCACCGCGTCGATGTCGTTGGTCGCCCGCGCCATCAGGTCGCCGGTGCGGCTGCCCTGGAAGAAACGCGCGCCCTGCAGCGTGAACTGCCGGTAGAGCTTGGTGCGCAGCTCGACACCGAGCTGGTAGGCGGCGGAGAACAGCGCCAGCCGCCAACCCACCCGCAGCACGTAAATCGTCAGCCCCATCGCGACGAGGATCGCGAACTCGCCCAGCAGCGCGCTCGGCGTGACCTGACCATGCACCAGCCGGTCGATGATCGCCGCGACGCGGCGAGGCACCCACACGGTCAGGATCGCGATGCCGGCCAGCATCACGGCAGAAGCGGAATAGGCGCGCCAGTGGCGGCGCACGAAGGCGGCTACGAGGGCTGCGAGACTCATCGGGGTGTCCGGGGGCAGGAAGGGGCCAGTCGCGCCGTGTGAGCGCGGCGGCCAAGGGCATCATTCTAAGGGCCTCACGTATCCGGTTCGTGTCTGCCGGCGCAGCGCCTGCACAAATCCAGCGCACAAAGAAATAGGGCGCCCCTCGCGGAGCGCCCTTTGCGTGCAGCTGATTCGATTCAGCTCAGGCGGCGGCGCGTGATCGCGCCCAGGCCGACGAGACCGACCAGCATGGTTGCCCACGAGGCAGGTTCCGGCACGGCGGTCACGCTGACATTGTCGAGCGAACCACCGTAGCTGTTGCTGATCCCGCCCGCCTTGAAACCCAGCGTGGACAGGTCGCCGGCTGCGACGAAATTGAAGCTGTATTGCTTCCACACGTTACCGGAGGCGCCAACGCCGCTACCCGACGCGGTCAGTGCCGAAGCACCGTTGATCAGCGCGGTGATGTCATTCGAATCTGCTGCCACACCAGTACGCGGCGAGAAGTAGAACGACACCTTGTAGGTTTGGCCAACGGTGGTATCGAAGGTTTGCGAAATCCAGGAATTCGCGGTGGTATCCAGTTCAACGAAGTTCACGCCGTCGAACGCAGTGCCGGCAACGTTGTTGCGCAGCTCAACGCCGTAGGTCCGGTTGACCTGCCAGCCGGCGAAGTTCTTCGTGTAGATGCTCCAAGTCCCGTTGGCTTGTTTGACATCTTCGAAACTGCCGTTTTCGATCAGGTTGATCGGCGCAGCAGCGGCCGAACCGATCAGTGCAAAGGTCGCCACACCGACGAGCGCGGCGCGGACAACTTGCTTGGGGGTTAGCGTCATGAGTGGTCCCAGGGGTTTTGGTTGGGGTCGGATTGCCAGAAATCTGCTGCGGCAGCCTCACGCCGTCTTTTACAGATCAAAGGCAAGGAAATGATATTTCCTTCGAACAATCCGTATTTGTCGATTCTCGCTGCACCGCGCAATCCGTCACGCACGGTGACGGTGATGGCGCTGAACCTCAGCGCACGTCGCACCTCGCGCGGGGCGCCCCACAAAAGAAAAGCGCCCCCGCAGGAGCGCTTCCGTTGGTGTGCGCCTAAGGGCTTCAGCGCAGGCGGCGGCGGGTGATCGCGCCGAGGCCGACCAAGCCGACCAGCATGGTCGCCCACGAGGCGGGCTCGGGCACCGCGCTCACGCTGACCTTGTCGAGCGAACCACCGTAGCTGTTGCTGACGCCGCCAGCGGCGAACGTCAGCGTGGACGACGTGCCGGTGGCGACGAAGTCAAAGCCATATTCCTTCCAGACGTTCCCGGTCTGGTGCTGGCCGCTGCCAGTCGCCGTCAGCTTCGTCACGCCGTTGAGCGACACGATGATGTCGTTCGAGTTCAGCGGCACCTGCATGCGTGGCGAGTAGTAGAACGAGACGCTGTATTGCTGGCCAACGACAGTGGCGAAGGATTGCGAGATCGATGAGTTCTTCTTCGTATCCAGCTCAACGAAGTTGGCGCCATCGTAGGCCTTGCCATAGACGTTGTTGCGCACCTCGACCCCGTTGGTATCGACCTGCCAACCCGAGAGCTTGTTGTAGATCGTCCATGTACCGGCCTGCTGGCTGACACTCTCAAAGCTGCCGTTGGTGATCAGGTTGGTCGCCGCACTTGCGGAGCCGATCGATGCGCAAGCGGCCAGACCAGCTAGCGCGAGACGCAGGGGGGATTTCGTCATGTGTGCTCCCAGGGGAAATGTTCGGGTCGAATGACGGCGGCTGCGCGAGGCAGTTATGCGCCCTCATATGCAGGCCATCGACACCCGAATGATATTTCCAATAG encodes:
- a CDS encoding DUF642 domain-containing protein, which gives rise to MTLTPKQVVRAALVGVATFALIGSAAAAPINLIENGSFEDVKQANGTWSIYTKNFAGWQVNRTYGVELRNNVAGTAFDGVNFVELDTTANSWISQTFDTTVGQTYKVSFYFSPRTGVAADSNDITALINGASALTASGSGVGASGNVWKQYSFNFVAAGDLSTLGFKAGGISNSYGGSLDNVSVTAVPEPASWATMLVGLVGLGAITRRRLS
- a CDS encoding DUF642 domain-containing protein, producing the protein MTKSPLRLALAGLAACASIGSASAATNLITNGSFESVSQQAGTWTIYNKLSGWQVDTNGVEVRNNVYGKAYDGANFVELDTKKNSSISQSFATVVGQQYSVSFYYSPRMQVPLNSNDIIVSLNGVTKLTATGSGQHQTGNVWKEYGFDFVATGTSSTLTFAAGGVSNSYGGSLDKVSVSAVPEPASWATMLVGLVGLGAITRRRLR
- a CDS encoding ABC transporter ATP-binding protein, which translates into the protein MSLAALVAAFVRRHWRAYSASAVMLAGIAILTVWVPRRVAAIIDRLVHGQVTPSALLGEFAILVAMGLTIYVLRVGWRLALFSAAYQLGVELRTKLYRQFTLQGARFFQGSRTGDLMARATNDIDAVELTVGEALLAGFDGTMTLILVVAMMTLGIDWRLGLAALLPFPFMAFAFWRISRHVHHAWRDSLARFGKLNDHVQETLAGVRTVRALGLEARSSAHFAELTAAAAKAGDTAQRWEAAYEPAVGLALSAASALTLSLGGWLVWQGELTIGLLTGFSMYLGQLIWPMFAAGHVLSLIERGRAAWERLQPVLEAAPEMPDHGTLAAPAGDAALELTEVTYRFPGQTAPALDAVNLRLEAGHTLGLVGATGAGKSTLIRLLLRQDVAESGELRWGGRPLADYSLDALRAAMAWVPQEAFLFSASIADNIALAKPDASRTEIEQAARLAAIHDDILRLPKGYETPVGERGVSLSGGQRQRVAIARALLSDAPILLLDDALSAVDTETETRILSHLRDARRGRTVIIVSHRLSAVMDAEHTLVLRHGRVIEAGTHAELLERNGWYASQWRYQQLEASLDAA